The stretch of DNA GTCAATGGGGCCCATGGAATTGGATATCATTGCGGGATACCACAAAAATTATTGCGGTATCCCGCAATATCGTCTTATAAATTTTACGGAAAATACAGTCAAGATTTCGGTGATAAATTCTATTGTTCGTAGTATAATATGGGTATAAAGAAGTGGGACATAGGGGAAAGAAGTACAGATATTATTACAAGATATAAAAAACCAATTATTTAAAATCACCTTACCAAATATGGCAGGGTGATTTTCCTATATGTAAGGAATTTCTTACGACAACGATCAAGGTTGCAAAATCATTTCACGATTCTGTTTTTTTGCAGCAAATAAAATTTACAGTTTGTTCATAATTGATTCAAAATACCGATTTAAAATTTAATATGTATAATGTAATATATAAATCGTGAAAAAGACATTTATCACAAAACATATACTAAATGGTTATAAACAAAAAGACTAACTGGGAGGTTGAATGCAGTGGAGAGTGGGCAGATGGGAAGTACAAGCTATGTTGAGGAAGGAAAGCTTATTGCTGCTTTAAAAGCAGAAATAAATAAAGTTATTATTGGACAGGAATATATGGTGGACAGAATACTGATTGGTCTTTTATCAGGCGGACATATATTGCTGGAGGGAATTCCTGGATTGGCCAAGTCATTGACTGCAAGTACAATAGCAAAGACTATTGGAGTAGACTTTAAAAGGATTCAATTTACACCTGACCTACTCCCGGCAGATATCCTTGGCACCGAGATATATAATCAGAAAACCGGTGAGTTTATAATTAAAAAGGGACCCATTTTCTGCAATCTGCTGCTTGCAGATGAAATAAACAGAGCACCTGCCAAAGTACAATCAGCCTTGCTTGAGGCAATGCAGGAAAAACAGGTGACAATAGGAGAGATTACATACCAATTGGATAAGCCCTTTCTTGTTATAGCAACCCAAAATCCTCTTGAACAGCAAGGTACTTATCCGCTACCTGAAGCACAGCAGGATAGGTTTATGCTGAAGCTGAAAATAAACTATCCTGATAAAAAGGAAGAACGCAGTATTATAGATCGATTTTCAAACGATCAGTCCAGTGAGCCTCAGGTAAACGAGATTTTATCCAAGATAAATATTTTTGAATTGCGTAAGGTTATTGACAACATATATGTGGACGAGAATATTAAAAACTATGTACTGGATATTATATTTAAAACCAGAGAAAAGTCTGTATATATTTCTTGCGGGGCCTCTCCTCGTGCATCAATAAACCTTATAAAAGCGGCAAAGTGCAGAGCATTTATGGAAGACCGCAGCTTTGTCGTACCTGATGATGTCAAAGCTATGGTTTATGACGTATTAAGGCACAGGATTTTGCTATCATACGAGGCTGAGGCAGAAAATATAACAGCTGAGGGCATAATAGCACAAATCTTAGAACAGGTTAATTTGCCTTAGAAGAGAAGGGGTTAAGTATGATATCTGCAGATATGGTGAAGAAGATAAGGCGGATTGAGATAAAGTCAAACAAATTGGTTGAGGAAATCTTCTCTGGTGAATATCGTTCTGGGTTCCGTGGTAAAGGAATTGAGTTTGAGGATATAAGGGAGTATTACCCCGGCGACGATATAAGAAGTATTGACTGGAATGTTACGGCACGCCATAATAAGGCCTATGTCAAGCAATTCAGTGAGGAAAGAGAATTAAACATATTTCTTTTGATTGACATGTCACGATCCAACTCCTTCGGCAAAAAGAAGGATCTCATAGCTGAGATAGGAGCTACACTGGCCTTTTCAGCAAGCAGGAACAATGACAAGGTAGGCGTGATATTTTTTACCGAAAAGGTAGAGAAGTTTATTCCTTCAAAAAATGGCAGAAAGCATGTTTTATCGATAATAGAAAACATACTGAATTTTGAACCTCAACATACCGGTACAGACCTTACTGAGGCTCTCCAGTATTTTAACCGCATTGAAAAGAAACGATGTGTTGTTTTTTTGATATCTGATTTTCTTGATGATGATGATTTCAGGAAAGATTTGAAAATTACATCAAACCGCCACGACTTAGTGCTGATACGTGTAGTGGACAGGGCGGAGGAGCTTATACCGGCAGGAGCAATATTTACATTTGAGGATCTTGAATCGGGAGAAACCATTGTGATGGACAACATGAGAAATGTCTACAGACCGAACAGCAGTCTTAACCTGCCCAAAAAAAACCACATAAACATTTATACCGATGAAGACTACGTAAAGCCTCTGAAACAGTTTTTCAGAAGAAGGAGTCACAGATGAAAAAGGGAAGAATAATACTTTCTCTTCTTGTTATTTGTATATTTGCTGCCGGGTTATCGGGGATTGCACAGGCTGAAAAGAGAAGCATTTTTATTGGTGATGTCATAGAGCTGAAGGTCACATCGCAAAACATTACCATTGAAGAACTCCGAGATAAATTTAAAGATTTTGAAATAATTGATATTAAAGAAAATGATGACAGCTTCCTATTGGCTCTTCGCTCCTTTGAACCTGGTGAAAAAACTGTACGGATTGGGAATAGGGAGGTTAAAATCAATGTTAAATCAACTCTCAAGGAATTGAAAAGAGAGGGTATTTACGAAGGAGATACACTGCCTGTGGCGGCAGGGAGTTCTATAGGGTGGAAATATGTTCTTTTTGCATTTATTGGAATAACGCTGGTGACTGGAGGATTTAATCTGTGGTGGCTTTTAAAACGCAGAAAAAAATCCCGAATGGATCCGTATGGGCTCTTTAAAATGCAGGCTAAGGGCGTATCCTTAGATGACAGAGATTATCTAGTACAGCTTACAAAAAGCTTTAAAGAGTATATCGAAACAGTTTATTCATGCACAATCAGGGGAAAGACAACTTCCGAGTTAATTAAAGAACTAAGCTCAATACCTGATTTG from Pseudobacteroides sp. encodes:
- a CDS encoding MoxR family ATPase, yielding MGSTSYVEEGKLIAALKAEINKVIIGQEYMVDRILIGLLSGGHILLEGIPGLAKSLTASTIAKTIGVDFKRIQFTPDLLPADILGTEIYNQKTGEFIIKKGPIFCNLLLADEINRAPAKVQSALLEAMQEKQVTIGEITYQLDKPFLVIATQNPLEQQGTYPLPEAQQDRFMLKLKINYPDKKEERSIIDRFSNDQSSEPQVNEILSKINIFELRKVIDNIYVDENIKNYVLDIIFKTREKSVYISCGASPRASINLIKAAKCRAFMEDRSFVVPDDVKAMVYDVLRHRILLSYEAEAENITAEGIIAQILEQVNLP
- a CDS encoding DUF58 domain-containing protein codes for the protein MISADMVKKIRRIEIKSNKLVEEIFSGEYRSGFRGKGIEFEDIREYYPGDDIRSIDWNVTARHNKAYVKQFSEERELNIFLLIDMSRSNSFGKKKDLIAEIGATLAFSASRNNDKVGVIFFTEKVEKFIPSKNGRKHVLSIIENILNFEPQHTGTDLTEALQYFNRIEKKRCVVFLISDFLDDDDFRKDLKITSNRHDLVLIRVVDRAEELIPAGAIFTFEDLESGETIVMDNMRNVYRPNSSLNLPKKNHINIYTDEDYVKPLKQFFRRRSHR